A genomic segment from Bradyrhizobium diazoefficiens USDA 110 encodes:
- a CDS encoding TetR/AcrR family transcriptional regulator, whose amino-acid sequence MPARQTSRPRARRQTSQARPYHHGDLRRVLIDAALQLAAEGAEVSVREAARRAAVSPGAPFRHFPNRDALMAAVAGEAQRRFRAEIEKALGEAPAADPLGRFRAFGLAYLRWAMRNPAHFEIISTGRYFAHGSSAELTRDNAELIALTEQMLAEAAEQGLLPSADLKRIQIAGRALVYGFARMNLDGHFPRWGVEEGEVERMAEGVIDLFIAGIARR is encoded by the coding sequence ATGCCCGCCCGTCAGACCTCCAGGCCGCGCGCGCGCCGCCAAACATCCCAGGCCCGGCCGTACCACCACGGCGACCTTCGCCGCGTGCTGATCGATGCTGCGCTGCAACTGGCGGCCGAAGGCGCCGAGGTCTCCGTGCGCGAGGCCGCGCGCCGGGCCGCGGTATCGCCGGGCGCGCCGTTCCGGCACTTCCCCAACCGCGACGCGCTGATGGCGGCGGTGGCCGGGGAGGCGCAGCGGCGCTTTCGTGCGGAGATCGAGAAGGCGCTGGGCGAGGCTCCGGCCGCCGATCCGCTCGGCCGCTTCCGCGCCTTCGGCCTTGCCTATCTGCGCTGGGCGATGCGCAATCCCGCACATTTCGAGATCATCTCCACGGGGCGCTATTTCGCCCATGGCAGCTCCGCGGAGCTGACGCGCGACAATGCCGAGCTAATCGCCCTGACGGAGCAGATGCTGGCCGAGGCGGCGGAGCAGGGCCTGCTGCCGTCGGCCGACCTCAAGCGCATCCAGATCGCCGGTCGCGCCCTGGTCTACGGTTTTGCCCGGATGAATCTCGATGGCCACTTTCCGCGCTGGGGCGTGGAGGAGGGGGAGGTCGAGCGGATGGCGGAAGGGGTCATCGACCTGTTCATCGCCGGGATTGCCAGGCGCTAG
- a CDS encoding DUF2336 domain-containing protein, with amino-acid sequence MNLTNGLIDQLEIALASPELSKRAELLRQVADLFVLGSGKFSDVQIDLFDEVMSTLLKNIECTARATFGSRLSRLPDAPLRTIRLLAFDDAPEVAAPVLEHSPRLDEVTLAENARTKSQDHLLAIAGRSQLTEPVTDVLVERGNSDVAVRTAGNGGARFSVQGMSRLTGRARYHGALAICIWARPDIPRASLLKLFVHASEMVRRKLEAADPRQAALIRSAIAESSDELHTMARAGSSEHARALAEVRSLHSGGQLDEAHVLDFIGERSFDKTAVALSLMSDLPIGAIERALVRSEPEQILILAKAIGLSWDTTKAILTFQPGSPHEAKERLEQCFASFLRLKPNTAKAALQFYRLRERAGQGPVH; translated from the coding sequence ATGAATTTGACGAACGGCCTGATCGATCAACTCGAGATCGCGCTGGCGAGCCCGGAACTGTCGAAGCGCGCCGAGCTTCTGCGTCAAGTCGCCGATCTCTTCGTGTTGGGCTCGGGCAAGTTCAGCGACGTGCAGATCGATCTGTTCGACGAGGTGATGAGCACGCTTCTCAAGAATATCGAATGCACCGCCCGGGCGACCTTCGGGAGCCGGCTTTCCAGATTGCCTGACGCGCCACTGCGGACGATCCGCTTGCTGGCGTTTGACGATGCGCCCGAGGTGGCCGCGCCGGTGCTGGAGCACTCACCACGGCTCGACGAGGTGACGTTGGCGGAGAACGCGCGGACCAAGAGCCAGGATCACCTGCTGGCCATCGCCGGCCGCAGCCAGTTGACGGAACCCGTCACCGACGTCCTGGTCGAACGCGGCAACAGCGACGTCGCGGTGCGGACAGCCGGTAACGGTGGGGCCAGGTTCTCGGTCCAGGGAATGTCCCGGCTCACCGGCCGGGCCCGGTACCATGGCGCGCTCGCCATCTGCATCTGGGCTCGCCCCGATATCCCGCGCGCGAGCTTGCTGAAATTGTTCGTCCATGCGTCCGAGATGGTGAGGCGCAAGCTGGAGGCGGCCGATCCGCGCCAGGCGGCGCTGATCCGGAGTGCCATTGCGGAGAGCTCCGATGAGCTTCATACGATGGCCCGGGCAGGCTCGAGCGAACATGCCCGGGCGTTGGCCGAGGTGAGGTCGCTACATTCGGGTGGGCAACTCGACGAGGCACACGTGCTCGACTTCATCGGCGAGCGGAGCTTCGACAAGACCGCCGTCGCGCTGTCGCTCATGAGCGATCTGCCGATCGGAGCGATCGAGCGTGCGCTGGTCCGCTCCGAGCCCGAGCAGATTCTCATTCTTGCGAAGGCGATCGGTCTGTCCTGGGACACGACGAAGGCGATCTTGACGTTTCAGCCCGGTTCACCCCACGAGGCGAAAGAACGATTGGAGCAGTGCTTTGCAAGCTTCCTCCGGTTGAAGCCAAATACTGCGAAGGCCGCGCTCCAATTCTACCGGCTCCGCGAGCGGGCCGGCCAGGGTCCTGTCCACTAG
- a CDS encoding SDR family oxidoreductase: MRSVVVTGASTGIGWAIAKFMVGRGYRVFGSVRKQADADRLTGEFGANFTPVLFDVTDEAAVLAAARNVREALGGETLAGLVNNAGVAVAGPVLELSVDDFRRQMDINVIGPVIATQAFGPLLGADPSLKGPKGRIVMISSVAGKNGNPLSAPYCTSKHAIEGLSESLRRELMLFGIDVIIVAPGAVKTPIWSKAEEIDLSVYQNSPYLPALNKVMAFMMALGAKGLPAERIAEIVFEALTAASPKVRYQITPNPMRHLIGAVLPKRTLDRIIAKQLGLLPQG; this comes from the coding sequence ATGCGATCTGTCGTCGTCACCGGCGCGTCCACCGGCATCGGCTGGGCCATTGCGAAATTCATGGTCGGGCGCGGCTATCGCGTGTTCGGCAGCGTCCGCAAGCAGGCCGACGCCGACCGGCTCACGGGTGAGTTCGGCGCCAACTTCACACCGGTCCTGTTCGACGTCACCGACGAGGCGGCAGTCCTCGCTGCTGCGCGAAACGTCCGCGAGGCGCTGGGCGGCGAGACGCTGGCCGGCCTCGTCAACAATGCCGGTGTCGCGGTGGCCGGTCCCGTGCTCGAATTGTCGGTCGATGATTTCCGCCGCCAGATGGACATCAACGTCATCGGCCCTGTGATCGCGACGCAGGCTTTCGGGCCGCTGCTCGGCGCGGACCCGTCGCTGAAGGGGCCGAAGGGGCGGATCGTGATGATCAGCTCGGTCGCAGGCAAGAACGGCAATCCGCTGTCGGCGCCCTACTGCACCTCCAAGCACGCGATCGAGGGACTGTCGGAAAGCCTGCGCCGCGAGCTGATGCTGTTCGGCATCGACGTCATCATCGTCGCCCCCGGCGCGGTGAAGACGCCGATCTGGAGCAAGGCTGAAGAGATCGATCTCTCCGTCTACCAGAACTCGCCCTATCTGCCGGCGCTCAACAAGGTCATGGCGTTCATGATGGCGCTCGGCGCGAAGGGCCTGCCCGCCGAGCGCATCGCCGAGATCGTGTTCGAGGCGCTGACCGCGGCAAGCCCCAAGGTGCGCTACCAGATCACGCCCAACCCGATGCGGCATCTGATCGGGGCCGTGCTGCCGAAACGGACGCTCGATCGGATCATCGCCAAGCAGCTTGGGCTGTTGCCGCAGGGGTGA